The Populus alba chromosome 6, ASM523922v2, whole genome shotgun sequence genomic interval CAGTTTAATAAAGTTCTAGTCCACAGGCTGTTAGTTAATATTTCTGCATTATTGTCTGCGTGAATATCTCTTTCAACTGAGATTATGTAAGGCTATATAAAGCCATccttatttcaataatatttatcgATTCTGATCCTGCATTATTGTTACTTTTATAACAAAAACTACAATTgtgattcaaaaaaatattttctcaattaaattttaaaaggaaatatatttctaagcacATCTATAACAATAACGAAATTCAGCATATGTTCAtcttgtcatttatttttttctagcctcctttattaaataattgaaaaaatgttGCTGGATTCTCTTTTCTCTAGTGAAATAGATTGAAACGACACGAGTTGGCTGATTCTTACTATTACATATTTTAGAAATGGTCTCTCTGAATTTTTTCTTCtagcctcattttttcttcagttttttaAGTTGACCTGCGTCAACTTTGTTGACTCCTGACCTGATCATTGTATCGGGTCATCTCTTCGTcacgagaaagaaaaaaaaaaaaaagtggcaaGCGTCCAAATCACCAGCAGTCATCAAGAAGGAATCTGCAAGCTCTTGAATGAGATACACGTCGTATCAAACGCAACCGTACAGCCAGAAAACGGTAACTAGCATTCCAAGTTTAAAACTAAGACGAACGACCTGTCGTTAACCATGTGAACCAGAACGAAAGCGAAGCTGTGGGGCAGCTTGCCTTGTAGGTCACCGGACCAGAAAATATGGTCAACTTATTGAACAAtacaaaaaccaaaccaaaaacattGAAGGAACTACAAAACATCCCTTGGTAAGCTTCTTTTCCGTAGCTTGTTTTCTTGGTTATAGCAAGTATGCATAATTCTCTGCTTAAAACCCCTTCTCTCCTTACTTTTATGATCCCTTATTTCCTCTAAAATTCACACCCAGAATATAGCCTTTTTGTTGCTTTCTTTCTGGGTTTTGTTTCACCTGTGAGATACTGTTCTCAATTCCCAATTACATTCGCTGTTGTTGGATCACTTCTTGAGGTTTTATTTCCTGCCTTTTCTCTTCTACATTTCTCTATAATTCTAATCATGTTGGTTTTTTCCCTGTTCTGGCAAATTTGACAAAAGGAGCTTTCAACTGTCCAgcaacctttttttcttttcttgaaggGTGAAAATGTTAAGAATTTTTACATACTACTCTAcaaaaagaaatgatttttattttttctatttggtgctcatgttaattaaaatgGCACACAAGAATGATGATCCTTTGAGGCATGTTGACTAGACCGTAGCGTAGTTGATGATCTTGATTGACAAGAAGGATTCTTGGCAAGACAGATTCTGGGTTTAATTTAGAATAGAGTGAAGGGAATGTGGAAATTGAGGATTTcttatttgttaatttgagcCTGAGCAGTTATATAAACTTTGAGGGTATTGTGAATATTGAGGAAAAATGATCTTACATTAGGCTTTGATAAGCTAGTTgttttataaagttaaattgtTTGTTGAAATTGAAGTGACTCTAAGAAAGTGAGGGCGAGACCAAATTTTGTTCTCTTTGTTAGTTGTGCAACTTGACATTTGAATGGTGTTTTGTACTATGAGCTTTGTGTTTCTGCTTCTATATCCTTTACTGAAGTgttattattgatttgtttaacTGAAGGGATTAGTTATATTGCTATAGAGTAGATTAAGGAAGAAAACCAGGGCTGTATAATATTACATGATAATTCAAACTGTCTTGTGTTTTCTAGTTTCGTCGGTGTAGTTAGGATTTACTTTTCAGGGGGCATAATGAGACTGTAGTGCAAAAAGCCGATGACTCTAAAATGAGTTCAGGTCCAGGTATCAAGTTGAGAACTTGTCAAATTCAAAGCCCCGATCCAATCCATGAGATCTGATAAGTGAACTTTTGAGTATACAGGAATATTAGGCTCGTATTATGTTATATGTCATATATATTATACGTGTTTTTCGTAAGGGTGAATTATGGTGTATAGCCCTCTACATAGGTCTTCATTTAGGAGATTCCTGTTACTAGTTGGCAACTTATACTATTTGCATTGAGGTGTTTCCAGGCAATGCCAGCATGATTGTTTGCTCTGCTATCAATACATGTGTGAAGAATGTTGTCCACCTGAGTGGCCGTGTTCAACAAATGGGCAGCACTATTTTGAATGTGGTGTCTAGAGGACAATCCACTTCCCGCTGTTTTTCTTTGTACCCTAGTCGTTCCAGATCAAATTATTCTCGTTTGTCTGTCTCAAAGACATTCTCTTGTCCATCAATTAGCTTTCACAAGTTGCATAGAAACTGTTTTGGATCCGACTCAATCAAGCAAAGGTATAATTTGCTATCATTAACTGTAAAAGGTGTAGTTAATTCTGGAGGTCCTCTGAAGAGACAATTCAATATTTCATTGCCAAGCCAAAACATGGCTCTGAGGTTTTCAGTTTCGAAACGAGGACTGCTCTCCAAAATCAAGGGTAATGTGGGATCTGTTTCTTGTTCACAAAGACATACCACCACTGGTATATTTTTTGGTCTTCTGGTTTGTTATTCAAGTTCTGAGCCAACACATGCTGAATCAGCTactcggaagaacaaagaagagGACATTTGCAATTCATCAGATATTAAA includes:
- the LOC118032671 gene encoding OVARIAN TUMOR DOMAIN-containing deubiquitinating enzyme 4 isoform X1, whose product is MIVCSAINTCVKNVVHLSGRVQQMGSTILNVVSRGQSTSRCFSLYPSRSRSNYSRLSVSKTFSCPSISFHKLHRNCFGSDSIKQRYNLLSLTVKGVVNSGGPLKRQFNISLPSQNMALRFSVSKRGLLSKIKGNVGSVSCSQRHTTTGIFFGLLVCYSSSEPTHAESATRKNKEEDICNSSDIKFSHGKEVYTDYSIIGIPGDGRCLFRSVAHGACLRFGKRAPSESLQRELADDLRSKVADEFIKRREDTEWFIEGNFDTYVSQMRKPHVWGGEPELLMASHVLKMPITVYMHDKNARGLISIAEYGQEYGVENPIRVIYNGFGHYDALQFSWNQRR